Proteins encoded in a region of the Anoxybacillus amylolyticus genome:
- the recD2 gene encoding SF1B family DNA helicase RecD2: protein MQQQGSFALDEKSFIKGTHIVTIFHNESNLYSVVRIRVEETNEAYNEEEVVVTGYFPRMHEQETYVFYGSFKEHPRFGRQYVADYFRKDVPHTKEGVIHYLSSDLFKGIGKKTAEAIVEALGEQAISVILADPDALSKVPKLSKAKAKELYETLKAHQGLEQIMIALSRLGFGPQLSMKIYQVYQDMTLDVIQKNPYQLVEDVEGIGFVRADELGHQLGISGRHPDRIRAACLYVLENDCLQEGHVYLTKAQLLVKVKELLEAKRDEAVPEENIVHVLLMLTEEGKLMNEDDKYYIPSLYFAEKGIVTNVKRLLQQTVTSFPESEFLLALGELEERLSVQYAPRQKEAIQQALSSPLFILTGGPGTGKTTVIKGIVEIFAELHGLSLDVNRYNKDNPFPIILVAPTGRAAKRMGEATGLPAVTIHRLLGYNAAEGFTHDEDAPIQGKLLIVDEMSMVDTWLLNQLLKSLPDGMQVIFVGDEDQLPSVGPGQVLKDLLKTNVIPTVRLTDVYRQAEGSSIIELAHHMKNGQLPPDWAAPKADRSFIRCHAGQVVDVVRQIADNAWKKGYSVKDIQVLAPMYRGPAGIDRLNEALQELFNPKTEKKRELSVGDTVYRIGDKVLQLVNQPEQNVFNGDIGEVVAIFYAKENVEEQDLVVVSFDGNEVTYTRQDLTQITHAYCCSVHKSQGSEFPIVILPVVKSYYRMLRRNLLYTAVTRSKKFLVLCGEEEAFKMGVARYDDSVRQTTLAEKLIQAVQPFEEGELPLDDANIGMENVSPYDFMSEGIG, encoded by the coding sequence TTGCAACAACAAGGATCGTTTGCCTTAGACGAAAAATCGTTTATTAAAGGAACACATATCGTCACGATTTTTCATAACGAAAGCAATTTGTATTCGGTCGTGCGCATTCGTGTCGAAGAAACGAACGAGGCATACAACGAGGAAGAAGTCGTTGTTACTGGTTATTTTCCGCGCATGCACGAACAAGAGACATATGTGTTTTACGGTTCGTTTAAGGAACATCCGCGCTTTGGGCGGCAATATGTCGCCGATTATTTCCGCAAAGACGTTCCACATACGAAAGAAGGCGTCATTCATTATTTGTCGAGCGATTTGTTTAAAGGAATTGGCAAAAAGACAGCGGAAGCGATCGTCGAGGCGCTCGGCGAGCAGGCGATTTCCGTTATTTTAGCCGACCCGGACGCGCTTTCGAAAGTGCCAAAGCTATCGAAAGCAAAAGCGAAAGAACTGTACGAAACATTAAAAGCGCACCAAGGGCTTGAGCAAATTATGATCGCGCTCTCAAGGCTTGGCTTTGGTCCGCAGCTATCGATGAAAATTTATCAAGTATACCAAGACATGACGCTTGATGTTATTCAAAAAAATCCGTACCAGCTTGTCGAAGACGTCGAAGGCATCGGATTTGTCCGTGCGGACGAGCTAGGGCATCAGCTTGGCATTTCCGGCCGCCATCCAGACCGCATTCGCGCTGCTTGTTTGTACGTATTAGAAAACGATTGCTTGCAGGAAGGGCACGTTTATTTAACAAAAGCACAGCTATTAGTAAAGGTAAAAGAGCTATTAGAAGCAAAGCGCGACGAAGCCGTGCCGGAAGAAAATATCGTCCATGTGTTGTTGATGTTGACCGAAGAAGGCAAGCTAATGAACGAAGATGATAAATATTATATTCCGTCGCTTTATTTTGCCGAAAAAGGAATTGTCACGAACGTGAAACGACTGTTGCAGCAAACGGTAACATCGTTTCCAGAGTCGGAATTTTTATTGGCGCTTGGGGAACTCGAGGAGCGCTTGTCCGTTCAATACGCCCCGCGGCAAAAAGAAGCAATCCAACAAGCACTTTCTTCCCCGCTCTTTATTTTAACAGGCGGACCTGGAACAGGGAAAACGACGGTCATTAAAGGAATCGTCGAAATTTTTGCCGAGCTGCACGGCCTTTCGCTTGATGTCAATCGCTACAATAAAGACAATCCGTTTCCGATTATATTGGTTGCCCCCACTGGAAGAGCGGCAAAACGAATGGGCGAGGCGACCGGGTTACCGGCGGTGACGATTCATCGCTTGCTTGGATATAACGCGGCAGAAGGGTTTACGCACGATGAAGACGCACCGATTCAAGGGAAGTTGCTCATCGTCGATGAAATGTCGATGGTCGATACGTGGCTGTTAAATCAACTGTTAAAATCACTTCCTGACGGGATGCAAGTCATTTTTGTCGGCGATGAAGATCAATTGCCGTCGGTTGGACCGGGACAAGTGCTGAAAGATTTGCTAAAGACAAATGTCATCCCGACCGTTCGCTTGACGGATGTGTATCGGCAGGCGGAAGGATCGTCGATTATTGAACTCGCCCACCATATGAAAAACGGACAACTTCCGCCAGATTGGGCTGCGCCGAAAGCGGATCGTTCGTTTATTCGCTGCCATGCAGGGCAAGTCGTCGATGTCGTAAGGCAAATTGCCGATAACGCGTGGAAAAAGGGCTATTCCGTCAAAGATATTCAAGTATTGGCGCCGATGTACCGCGGACCTGCCGGCATCGACCGGTTAAATGAGGCGCTGCAAGAACTGTTCAATCCGAAAACAGAGAAAAAACGCGAACTGTCGGTAGGCGACACCGTGTACCGGATTGGCGATAAAGTGTTGCAGCTTGTGAATCAGCCGGAGCAAAACGTGTTTAACGGGGATATTGGTGAAGTCGTCGCCATCTTTTATGCGAAGGAAAATGTCGAAGAACAAGATTTAGTCGTCGTGTCGTTTGATGGGAATGAAGTGACATATACGAGGCAAGATTTAACGCAAATTACGCATGCGTATTGCTGCTCTGTTCATAAGTCGCAAGGAAGCGAATTTCCAATCGTCATTTTACCTGTCGTCAAAAGCTACTATCGAATGTTAAGGCGGAATTTATTATATACCGCGGTGACGCGAAGTAAAAAATTTTTAGTTTTATGCGGTGAGGAAGAGGCGTTTAAGATGGGAGTTGCCCGCTACGATGACAGTGTGCGGCAAACGACGCTCGCGGAAAAGCTGATACAAGCCGTTCAGCCGTTTGAAGAAGGC
- a CDS encoding tetratricopeptide repeat protein codes for MENKNTLGIQYMRDGNYEEAVKCFHEAIEENPNDPVGYINFGNVLAAVGEEEKAIRFFEKALALDEQAATAYYGLGSIYYNRQQFAKAKDMFEQAVQKGLNDSDVFFMLGMSLMFLEQPRLALPYLQRTVELNTRDVEALFQLGLCLAQLEFVDEAIGYFERTIALDEQHADACYNLGVAYAYKDEVQTALEWFTKALSIQPDHLLAGHGKKLIEKVLGQR; via the coding sequence ATGGAAAACAAAAATACGCTTGGAATTCAATATATGCGGGACGGAAACTATGAAGAAGCGGTAAAATGTTTTCATGAGGCGATTGAAGAAAATCCTAACGACCCCGTCGGCTACATTAATTTCGGGAACGTGTTAGCGGCGGTTGGCGAGGAAGAAAAAGCGATTCGCTTTTTTGAAAAGGCGCTTGCGCTTGATGAGCAGGCAGCGACGGCGTATTACGGGCTCGGTTCGATTTATTACAACCGACAGCAGTTTGCGAAAGCAAAAGACATGTTTGAACAGGCGGTGCAAAAAGGGCTGAACGACAGCGACGTCTTTTTTATGCTCGGCATGTCGCTTATGTTTTTAGAACAGCCGCGGCTTGCTTTGCCGTATTTGCAGCGCACGGTAGAGTTGAATACACGCGATGTCGAGGCGCTGTTTCAATTGGGGCTTTGTTTGGCACAACTCGAGTTTGTCGACGAAGCGATAGGCTATTTTGAACGGACGATTGCGTTAGATGAACAGCATGCAGACGCCTGCTATAACTTAGGGGTGGCGTATGCATATAAAGATGAGGTGCAAACCGCGCTTGAATGGTTTACAAAAGCGCTTTCGATTCAGCCGGATCATTTATTAGCAGGACATGGAAAAAAGCTGATAGAAAAAGTGCTCGGACAACGATAA
- the mnmA gene encoding tRNA 2-thiouridine(34) synthase MnmA — protein sequence MKKAPKDIRVVVGMSGGVDSSVAALLLKQQGYDVIGIFMKNWDDTDENGVCTATEDYEDVMRVCNQIGIPYYAVNFEKQYWEKVFTYFLEEYKAGRTPNPDVMCNKEIKFKAFLEHALSLGADYLATGHYARVAYRDGEYKMLRGIDANKDQTYFLNQLGQTQLAKVMFPIGELEKAQVREMAKAANLATANKKDSTGICFIGERDFKQFLSNYLPAQPGQMQTLSGEVKGRHDGVMYYTIGQRHGLGIGGSGEPWFVVGKNVRENILYVAQGFDNELLYSDSIIATNVNWVSGKIPAEPLKCTAKFRYRQPDTGVTVHVIDNTTVNVVFDHPVRAVTPGQAVVFYNGEECLGGGTIDQIFRNGEKLWYVG from the coding sequence GTGAAGAAAGCACCAAAAGATATACGCGTCGTTGTCGGCATGTCGGGAGGAGTAGATTCTTCCGTTGCAGCGCTTCTTTTAAAGCAACAAGGCTATGATGTCATCGGCATTTTTATGAAAAATTGGGACGACACCGATGAAAACGGCGTATGTACGGCAACGGAAGATTACGAAGACGTCATGCGCGTTTGCAACCAAATCGGCATTCCATACTATGCCGTTAATTTTGAAAAACAATATTGGGAGAAAGTGTTTACGTATTTTCTCGAAGAATATAAAGCCGGGCGAACCCCTAATCCGGATGTGATGTGCAATAAAGAAATCAAGTTTAAAGCGTTTTTAGAGCATGCGCTGTCGCTTGGTGCGGACTATTTAGCGACTGGGCATTACGCGCGCGTTGCGTACCGCGATGGGGAATATAAAATGTTGCGCGGCATCGATGCAAACAAAGACCAGACGTATTTTTTGAACCAGCTTGGCCAAACGCAGCTTGCAAAAGTCATGTTTCCGATTGGGGAATTAGAGAAAGCGCAAGTTCGCGAAATGGCGAAAGCCGCCAACCTTGCGACAGCCAATAAAAAAGACAGCACGGGTATTTGCTTTATCGGTGAGCGTGATTTTAAGCAGTTTTTAAGCAACTATTTGCCGGCGCAGCCAGGGCAAATGCAGACGTTGTCTGGCGAAGTAAAGGGAAGACATGATGGCGTCATGTATTATACGATTGGGCAGCGGCACGGACTTGGCATCGGTGGCAGCGGCGAGCCGTGGTTTGTCGTTGGGAAAAACGTGAGAGAAAATATTTTATACGTCGCCCAAGGATTTGATAACGAACTGCTCTATTCAGACTCGATTATTGCGACAAACGTGAACTGGGTATCTGGAAAAATCCCAGCAGAGCCGCTCAAATGCACAGCGAAATTCCGCTATCGTCAGCCAGATACGGGCGTAACCGTTCATGTCATCGACAATACGACCGTAAACGTCGTATTCGACCATCCTGTAAGGGCGGTTACTCCAGGACAAGCGGTTGTTTTTTACAACGGTGAAGAATGTCTAGGCGGCGGCACGATCGACCAAATTTTCCGCAATGGCGAAAAACTTTGGTATGTTGGGTAA
- a CDS encoding cysteine desulfurase family protein encodes MERIYLDHAATSPAHRAVVERMATIMTEAFGNPSSIHFFGRKSRQVLDEARETVAKSIGAKPTEIIFTSGGTEADNLALIGTVLANRQKGRHLITTAIEHHAVLHACRYLESEGFEVTYLPVDERGKISLADLQRALRDDTIVVSVMFGNNETGVLQPIEAIGQLLKDHPAYFHTDAVQAYGLVPIDVNELGVDLLSVSAHKINGPKGVGFLYAREHVKLMPRAFGGEQERKRRAGTENVAGVAGFAKAVEIAQETMATKQSEYRAWKAKMLAIFAESGVRYDMNGDEEMSLPHILNVTFPGTNVESMLVNLDLAGIAASSGSACTAGSIDPSHVLVAMFGNNSDRIRSSIRFSFGLGNTEAQIEKAAYETVNIVKRLTNGR; translated from the coding sequence TTGGAACGCATTTATTTAGATCATGCCGCGACATCGCCAGCGCACCGAGCGGTCGTTGAGCGAATGGCAACGATCATGACGGAAGCGTTCGGCAATCCGTCAAGCATTCATTTTTTTGGCAGAAAAAGCCGCCAAGTGCTCGATGAAGCGCGTGAAACGGTTGCCAAAAGCATCGGAGCAAAACCGACAGAAATTATTTTTACAAGCGGTGGAACGGAAGCGGATAATTTAGCGCTCATCGGGACGGTGCTAGCCAACCGCCAGAAAGGTCGCCATCTGATCACGACGGCGATTGAGCATCATGCGGTGTTGCATGCGTGCCGTTATCTCGAAAGCGAAGGATTTGAAGTGACGTATTTGCCTGTCGATGAACGCGGAAAAATATCGCTCGCGGATTTACAGCGCGCCCTTCGTGATGACACGATCGTCGTATCGGTAATGTTCGGAAATAATGAAACAGGGGTGTTGCAGCCGATTGAAGCGATCGGGCAGCTATTAAAAGATCATCCCGCATATTTTCATACAGATGCCGTTCAAGCGTACGGGCTTGTGCCGATCGATGTGAATGAATTAGGGGTTGACCTTTTATCAGTTTCTGCTCATAAAATTAACGGACCAAAAGGGGTCGGCTTTTTATATGCGCGCGAGCACGTGAAGCTTATGCCGCGAGCATTCGGCGGCGAGCAAGAACGAAAGCGCCGCGCGGGGACGGAAAACGTTGCCGGCGTTGCCGGGTTCGCAAAAGCGGTCGAAATTGCGCAAGAAACGATGGCAACAAAGCAAAGCGAATACCGAGCATGGAAAGCAAAAATGCTCGCTATTTTTGCAGAGAGTGGCGTTCGCTACGACATGAACGGCGACGAAGAAATGAGTTTGCCGCACATTTTAAACGTCACGTTCCCAGGGACAAACGTCGAATCGATGCTTGTCAATTTAGATTTAGCAGGCATTGCTGCGTCAAGCGGCTCGGCATGCACGGCTGGTTCAATTGATCCGTCGCACGTGCTCGTTGCGATGTTTGGCAACAACTCTGACCGCATTCGCTCCTCGATTCGCTTTAGTTTTGGGCTTGGCAATACGGAAGCACAAATTGAAAAAGCCGCTTACGAGACGGTGAACATCGTCAAACGGTTAACAAATGGGAGATGA
- the cymR gene encoding cysteine metabolism transcriptional regulator CymR, giving the protein MKISTKGRYGLTIMIELAKKYGDRPISLKSIANAHNLSEHYLEQLVSPLRNAGLVKSIRGAYGGYVLTNHPAKITAGDVIRVLEGPISPVEGLEEEEPAKRELWIRIRDAVQEVLDSTTLEDLAKYSDSDSESYMFYI; this is encoded by the coding sequence ATGAAGATTTCAACAAAAGGCCGGTATGGGCTAACGATTATGATTGAATTAGCGAAAAAATACGGGGATCGCCCGATTTCATTAAAATCGATTGCGAATGCACATAACTTGTCCGAACATTACTTAGAACAGCTCGTATCGCCGCTTCGCAATGCTGGGCTTGTTAAAAGCATTCGCGGAGCGTACGGCGGATATGTATTAACGAACCATCCAGCAAAAATAACGGCTGGTGATGTCATTCGCGTATTGGAAGGACCGATTAGTCCAGTCGAAGGACTAGAGGAAGAAGAACCGGCAAAGCGGGAGCTATGGATTCGCATTCGCGATGCGGTGCAAGAAGTACTTGATAGCACTACATTGGAAGACTTAGCGAAATATAGCGACAGTGATAGTGAATCGTATATGTTTTATATTTGA
- a CDS encoding replication-associated recombination protein A — protein MALFLQEPLAVRMRPRTIDEIVGQTHIIGPHTALYKMIHNGYVPSMLLYGEPGVGKTSLAYAIAGTVNREFFALNATTSGKKEMEEIVATAKMVGNVILFIDEIHRFNKAQQDYLLPNVESGLITLIGATTENPFHEVNPAIRSRCGQIKQLKRLTSEEIVVLLKRALQDKTRGFGALSLDMDERFLQMIADGTNGDARSALQALEAVVYAARQNDERIVVDEQLVLDCIEKKGFSHDKKGDTYYSLLSAFQKSIRGSDVDAALHYLARLLEGGDVAAICRRLLVIAYEDIGLANPLIGVKVNAAIQAVERLGLPEGRIPLSVVTVELCLSAKSNSAYKALDKAIADVQAGKIGDIPIHLKDAHYDGAKVLGYGKGYVYPHDYPNSWVSQQYLPNELEGVQYYSPKENGEERHYAKVYSRLRELRHKQ, from the coding sequence ATGGCGCTTTTTTTGCAAGAACCGTTAGCTGTCCGCATGCGCCCGCGTACAATTGATGAAATCGTGGGACAAACACATATCATTGGACCGCATACGGCATTATACAAAATGATTCATAACGGCTATGTTCCATCAATGTTGTTATATGGAGAGCCGGGGGTTGGGAAAACGTCGCTGGCCTATGCGATTGCTGGAACGGTAAACCGCGAATTTTTTGCGTTAAATGCAACGACATCGGGGAAAAAAGAAATGGAGGAAATTGTCGCCACCGCCAAAATGGTCGGTAACGTCATTTTGTTTATTGATGAAATTCATCGTTTTAATAAGGCGCAGCAAGACTATTTGTTGCCGAACGTCGAAAGCGGGCTTATTACGCTGATTGGCGCGACGACAGAAAATCCGTTTCATGAAGTCAATCCAGCCATTCGTAGCCGTTGTGGGCAAATTAAACAGCTGAAGCGGCTAACATCAGAGGAAATCGTCGTGCTCTTAAAGCGAGCGCTACAAGACAAAACGCGCGGGTTTGGGGCGCTTTCGCTGGACATGGACGAACGATTTTTGCAGATGATTGCCGATGGAACAAATGGCGATGCCCGTTCTGCCCTTCAAGCGTTAGAGGCGGTCGTGTATGCTGCGCGGCAAAATGACGAACGGATTGTCGTCGATGAACAGCTAGTGCTAGATTGCATCGAAAAGAAAGGGTTTTCCCACGATAAAAAAGGCGATACGTATTATTCGCTATTGTCCGCCTTTCAAAAAAGCATTCGCGGCAGCGACGTCGATGCGGCGCTTCACTATTTGGCAAGGCTATTAGAAGGAGGGGACGTCGCGGCGATTTGCCGCCGGCTGCTTGTCATTGCATACGAAGATATTGGTTTGGCAAATCCGCTCATCGGTGTGAAAGTGAATGCTGCCATTCAAGCGGTCGAGCGGCTCGGGCTTCCGGAAGGGCGTATTCCGCTTTCCGTCGTCACGGTGGAGCTATGTCTTTCCGCAAAATCGAACTCCGCTTACAAGGCGCTCGACAAAGCGATTGCGGATGTACAAGCAGGGAAAATTGGCGACATTCCGATACACTTAAAAGATGCGCACTATGACGGGGCAAAAGTGCTCGGGTACGGCAAAGGGTATGTCTATCCGCATGACTATCCAAATAGTTGGGTTTCACAACAATATTTACCAAATGAATTGGAAGGAGTACAATATTACTCCCCGAAAGAAAACGGTGAGGAAAGGCATTATGCAAAAGTGTACAGCCGGCTACGTGAGTTAAGGCACAAGCAATGA
- a CDS encoding TetR/AcrR family transcriptional regulator has protein sequence MSKKETIIQAAMKLFAQKGYHATSMQEIAEQSGMAKGSIYNYFKSKEEIALSIFRYHYEMLFQKLEQVTTDDTLSAREKFEKQLMLQIEEFVRRKELVGMHMGEQAAKINEEVHQLVFRIRAQTINWYRKAIIDIYGENVRPFALDCATMVNGMMKEYMFYMAIEKKRIALRCARTVYVAAARCDCGKFYYKRCSAFNR, from the coding sequence TTGAGCAAAAAAGAAACGATCATTCAAGCAGCCATGAAATTGTTTGCCCAAAAAGGATACCATGCCACATCGATGCAAGAAATTGCCGAGCAAAGCGGAATGGCAAAAGGTTCGATTTACAACTATTTTAAATCAAAAGAGGAAATTGCCCTTTCTATTTTTCGTTATCATTACGAAATGTTGTTTCAAAAGTTAGAACAAGTAACAACCGACGACACGTTGTCTGCGCGGGAAAAATTTGAAAAACAACTGATGCTGCAAATTGAAGAGTTTGTGCGGCGAAAGGAGCTCGTCGGCATGCATATGGGGGAGCAAGCAGCGAAAATTAACGAGGAAGTACACCAACTTGTGTTTCGCATTCGCGCGCAAACGATTAATTGGTACAGAAAAGCGATTATTGATATATACGGGGAGAACGTGCGTCCATTTGCGCTTGATTGCGCGACGATGGTGAATGGGATGATGAAAGAGTATATGTTTTACATGGCAATCGAAAAAAAAAGAATTGCCTTACGCTGCGCTCGTACCGTTTATGTTGCGGCGGCTCGATGCGATTGTGGAAAGTTTTACTACAAACGATGCTCCGCTTTTAACCGATGA